A region from the Kribbella shirazensis genome encodes:
- a CDS encoding carbohydrate ABC transporter permease translates to MRAASNVPPVTRRAQARLGIVLALPVAVVTAVFFVFPMVSALYYAVVDFDGLDPTPPFVGLSNFTEMFTDTATWHALGNNAIWIAIGTAAPMIIGLLTAVLIWSGRRGGPVYRVLFFLPFMLPGVAIGIVWGWMYDPVNGWINRVLGAVGLGGLSRGWLGDPDTAIFAVLATAIWATCGFVTMIILSALRNVDVELVDAARIDGANAGQRLWHVLLPQIMPVFLMVLTLTLVGGFSVFDIIFIMTGGGPADATEVLGTYAYSSAFQLNRISYGTVLALLITVLAVPFTIMLNRLQRRLSLQGMGA, encoded by the coding sequence ATGCGGGCCGCCAGCAACGTTCCTCCGGTCACCCGCAGGGCTCAGGCGCGGCTCGGCATCGTCCTCGCACTTCCGGTCGCGGTCGTCACAGCGGTGTTCTTTGTCTTCCCGATGGTCAGCGCCCTGTACTACGCGGTGGTCGACTTCGACGGTCTCGATCCGACCCCGCCGTTCGTCGGGCTGAGCAACTTCACCGAGATGTTCACGGACACCGCGACCTGGCACGCGCTGGGCAACAACGCGATCTGGATCGCGATCGGCACCGCCGCACCGATGATCATCGGGCTGCTGACCGCCGTGCTGATCTGGTCCGGCCGTCGTGGCGGGCCGGTCTACCGTGTGCTGTTCTTCCTGCCCTTCATGCTTCCCGGCGTGGCGATCGGCATCGTCTGGGGGTGGATGTACGACCCGGTCAACGGCTGGATCAACCGTGTCCTCGGGGCGGTCGGACTCGGCGGTCTGAGTCGCGGCTGGCTCGGAGATCCGGACACAGCCATCTTCGCCGTACTGGCGACTGCGATCTGGGCGACCTGCGGTTTCGTCACCATGATCATTCTCTCCGCACTGCGCAACGTCGATGTGGAGCTCGTGGATGCCGCGCGGATCGACGGCGCGAACGCCGGCCAGCGGCTGTGGCACGTCCTGCTGCCACAGATCATGCCGGTCTTCCTGATGGTGCTGACCCTCACGCTCGTCGGCGGGTTCAGCGTCTTCGACATCATCTTCATCATGACCGGCGGTGGGCCGGCGGATGCCACGGAGGTGCTCGGAACGTATGCCTACTCGAGCGCCTTCCAGCTCAACCGGATCAGTTACGGCACCGTGCTGGCTCTTCTGATCACGGTCTTGGCCGTGCCGTTCACCATCATGCTGAACCGGCTGCAGCGAAGGCTTTCGCTGCAAGGGATGGGGGCGTGA
- a CDS encoding carbohydrate ABC transporter permease has product MVDVPVAASRGSESAGQETVRGRDVRRSGGLLARHLVLIAMAALTLFPVLLIVSTALKTPQDVRSNPFGLFTSFSLENLQSAWTVGRFSSYLLDSLLLSVPSTAVVIVISTMAGYTFARLPFPGRTVVFYLVVLGLLVPFFTYMIPLYFQLRSMGLLDSLVGANLVLISTNLSFGTFFMRAFFSDLPDELEQAARIDGASESRIFAQVMMPLVSSGAAALTVFTFLSNWNNFLVPLLYLPSGKYRPLTAGLYNFTGGRSMDIGPLAAGTLITIVPVIVIFVILQRQVTQGFISGAVKG; this is encoded by the coding sequence ATGGTCGACGTGCCAGTCGCCGCCTCCCGCGGCAGTGAATCGGCCGGCCAGGAGACTGTGCGTGGGCGCGATGTCCGCCGATCCGGCGGGTTGCTGGCTCGCCATCTGGTGCTGATCGCGATGGCGGCGCTGACGCTGTTCCCGGTGCTGCTGATCGTCTCGACGGCGCTCAAGACCCCGCAGGACGTCCGCAGCAATCCGTTCGGACTTTTCACCTCGTTCTCGCTGGAGAACTTGCAGTCGGCCTGGACGGTGGGGCGCTTCAGCAGCTATTTGCTCGACAGCCTGCTGCTGAGCGTCCCCAGTACGGCCGTCGTCATCGTGATCTCGACGATGGCGGGCTATACGTTCGCCCGGTTGCCGTTTCCCGGGCGTACGGTCGTCTTCTATCTCGTCGTACTCGGCCTGCTGGTGCCCTTCTTCACCTACATGATTCCGCTGTACTTCCAGCTGCGGTCGATGGGGCTGCTGGACAGTCTGGTCGGCGCCAATCTGGTGCTGATCTCGACCAACCTGTCGTTCGGGACGTTCTTCATGCGGGCGTTCTTCTCCGATCTCCCCGACGAGCTCGAGCAGGCTGCGCGCATCGACGGCGCCTCCGAGAGCCGCATCTTCGCCCAGGTGATGATGCCGTTGGTGAGCTCGGGTGCCGCCGCGCTGACGGTCTTCACGTTCCTGAGCAACTGGAACAACTTCCTGGTGCCTTTGCTCTACCTGCCGAGCGGGAAATACCGGCCGTTGACGGCGGGGCTGTACAACTTCACCGGCGGTCGCTCGATGGACATCGGACCGCTGGCCGCCGGCACCTTGATCACCATCGTCCCGGTGATCGTGATCTTCGTGATCCTGCAACGACAAGTCACCCAGGGCTTCATCTCCGGTGCCGTCAAAGGCTGA
- a CDS encoding zinc-binding dehydrogenase, which yields MLIRTLYSGISAGTELTAYRGSNPYLNKRWDESSRLFVDGDTSISYPVDGWGYEEVGEVVSLGAAAEGVKVGDVVWGTWGHRSHTVKKADWAAQRILDPAVDPRIGIFSQIGGIALNLVLDADIHVGETVVVFGLGVPGQLAAQLARLNGGRVIAVDGLAARRELALELGADCALDPADGGVAERIRDLTDGRGADVCLEVSGSYQALHEAIRSVAYGSRVCVAGFMQGEGAGLRLGEEFHHNRVALICSQISGVAPALQHRWDYDRLARTAIQLASAKRLNVTALITHTVPVARAAEAFRMLDERPHEALQVVLSFDEEVTA from the coding sequence GTGCTGATTCGCACCTTGTACTCCGGGATCTCCGCGGGTACCGAACTGACTGCCTACCGCGGCAGCAACCCCTACCTGAACAAGCGATGGGACGAGTCTTCCCGTCTCTTCGTCGACGGCGACACCTCGATCAGCTACCCCGTCGACGGCTGGGGCTACGAGGAGGTCGGTGAGGTCGTCTCGCTCGGTGCCGCCGCTGAAGGCGTCAAGGTCGGCGACGTGGTCTGGGGGACCTGGGGGCATCGCAGTCACACGGTCAAGAAGGCCGACTGGGCCGCTCAGCGGATCTTGGACCCGGCCGTGGATCCGCGGATCGGCATCTTCAGCCAGATCGGAGGGATCGCTCTGAATCTGGTGCTGGACGCCGACATCCACGTCGGCGAGACGGTGGTCGTCTTCGGCCTCGGCGTCCCGGGCCAACTGGCTGCGCAGCTGGCCCGGCTGAACGGCGGCCGGGTGATCGCCGTCGACGGGTTGGCGGCCCGCCGCGAGCTCGCGCTGGAACTCGGCGCCGATTGTGCCCTCGATCCCGCGGACGGCGGGGTGGCAGAGCGGATCCGTGATCTCACGGACGGCCGCGGTGCCGATGTCTGCCTCGAGGTGTCGGGCAGCTACCAGGCCCTGCACGAGGCGATTCGGTCGGTCGCCTATGGCTCGCGGGTCTGTGTGGCCGGGTTCATGCAAGGCGAAGGTGCCGGACTGCGGTTGGGCGAGGAGTTCCATCACAACCGCGTGGCGCTCATCTGCTCGCAGATCTCGGGCGTCGCGCCGGCGTTGCAGCATCGGTGGGACTACGACCGGCTGGCGAGGACTGCGATCCAGCTCGCCTCGGCGAAGCGGCTCAACGTGACCGCCCTGATCACCCACACCGTGCCAGTGGCCCGCGCCGCAGAGGCATTCCGGATGCTCGACGAGCGGCCGCACGAGGCGCTTCAGGTCGTTCTCAGCTTCGACGAGGAGGTAACGGCATGA
- a CDS encoding sugar phosphate isomerase/epimerase family protein, whose product MTFRLAAAELTLPGETLEDKFAFVRTMGFDGIELSARGDGIFGARIDELRRARDAGVVMPTAVVHMDHFIGDFDAERRRDAIEQLKIHLSTIAAAGGTGIVSPHAFGLFSRRLPPFEPPRSVEDSRAALVEALREVGEHAESVGAKVYLEPLNRFEDFVINELADAVSVVEEVASTGVMITADTFHMSIEEARIGESIKRAGPLIGHVQLGDSNRLEPGAGHYDWPETLDALEAIGYQGWLAMECGLSGPVDQVLPKVAKLLSR is encoded by the coding sequence ATGACCTTCCGGCTTGCGGCCGCCGAGCTGACGCTGCCCGGCGAGACGTTGGAGGACAAGTTCGCCTTCGTGCGGACGATGGGGTTCGACGGTATCGAGCTGTCGGCCCGCGGGGACGGCATTTTCGGCGCGCGGATCGACGAACTGCGCCGAGCGCGGGACGCCGGCGTGGTGATGCCGACCGCCGTCGTTCACATGGATCACTTCATCGGAGACTTCGATGCCGAGCGGCGCAGGGATGCGATCGAGCAGCTCAAGATCCACCTGAGCACGATCGCGGCCGCGGGCGGCACCGGCATCGTCTCGCCGCACGCGTTCGGGCTGTTCTCCCGCCGGCTGCCGCCGTTCGAGCCGCCTCGATCGGTCGAGGACTCCCGGGCCGCGTTGGTCGAGGCGTTGCGCGAGGTCGGCGAGCACGCCGAGTCCGTCGGCGCGAAGGTCTACCTGGAACCGCTGAACCGGTTCGAGGACTTCGTGATCAATGAGTTGGCCGACGCCGTCTCTGTCGTCGAGGAGGTCGCGTCCACCGGCGTCATGATCACCGCGGACACCTTCCACATGTCGATCGAGGAGGCCCGGATCGGTGAGTCGATCAAGAGGGCCGGCCCGCTGATCGGTCACGTCCAGCTGGGCGACAGCAACCGGCTCGAGCCCGGCGCCGGCCACTACGACTGGCCAGAGACCTTGGATGCCCTGGAAGCGATCGGTTACCAGGGCTGGCTGGCGATGGAATGCGGCCTCAGCGGTCCAGTCGACCAAGTCCTACCCAAGGTCGCCAAGCTGCTGTCCCGCTGA
- a CDS encoding AraC family transcriptional regulator, with protein MTVLRLEDYVAAGETYYVGRRTETVKFVGRLHTHDDFAELTWIEYGALLHVVNGTRRLLEAGDVAFIRADDVHLFRPVPGRSFAQVSVSFPSETLRALEARYFGPKDWAWSAGGLPVTHRLDSVRLQRLTEMTSVLVSGPAGRLQLERFLLELLCDLVGRQTGDGLPVWLTEAITRLADDPIALAEGVAGLAELAGRSREHVNRVIQASTGQTATAMINQLRLNRAAALLRMTDRPIASVASECGIPSLSHFYRLFNERFKATPRHYRMASTVSGQRPVGSGVSSAADS; from the coding sequence GTGACCGTGCTGCGGCTCGAGGACTATGTCGCGGCCGGTGAGACCTACTACGTCGGCCGGAGGACGGAGACCGTGAAGTTCGTCGGCCGGCTGCATACGCACGACGACTTCGCCGAACTCACCTGGATCGAGTACGGCGCGCTCCTGCACGTGGTGAACGGCACACGCCGACTGCTCGAGGCGGGCGACGTCGCGTTCATCCGGGCCGACGACGTCCACCTGTTCCGGCCCGTCCCCGGACGCTCGTTCGCCCAGGTGAGCGTGTCGTTCCCGAGCGAGACGCTGAGGGCGCTCGAGGCGCGGTACTTCGGCCCCAAGGACTGGGCGTGGTCGGCCGGCGGCCTCCCGGTCACGCACCGGCTCGACAGCGTTCGCCTGCAACGGCTGACCGAAATGACATCCGTTCTGGTCTCCGGCCCCGCCGGCCGTCTGCAGCTCGAACGGTTCCTGCTCGAGCTACTGTGCGATCTGGTCGGCCGCCAGACCGGTGACGGCCTGCCGGTGTGGTTGACCGAGGCAATCACCCGCCTGGCCGACGACCCGATCGCCCTCGCCGAGGGGGTGGCAGGTCTGGCCGAGCTCGCCGGCCGCAGCAGGGAGCACGTCAACCGAGTCATCCAGGCAAGCACCGGTCAGACCGCGACAGCGATGATCAACCAGCTTCGGCTGAACCGCGCCGCGGCCTTGCTCCGAATGACAGATCGTCCGATCGCCTCCGTGGCCTCAGAGTGCGGCATCCCGTCACTCAGCCACTTCTACCGGCTGTTCAACGAACGCTTCAAGGCAACCCCCCGCCACTACCGCATGGCCTCGACCGTATCCGGACAACGACCAGTCGGCAGCGGCGTCTCCTCGGCAGCCGACTCGTAG
- a CDS encoding phytanoyl-CoA dioxygenase family protein: protein MQATRDVTRQYAEDGYVVVPDVIDPDLVGTANAHVDWLLARHPELTPEQLGHRLSRDDPFWIQLVSDQRLLDIAQLFVGPDIALFATHYLCKPPRTGKGVEWHQDGAFWPLEPMNVVTLWLALTDSEPANGCLRVLPGSHRSSLSEMRQTDPGSVLRRRIDADVDEAAAVDLVMRPGDVEVHHPNIVHSSMPNRSDRWRRALTIRYIPTSTRITRPDEASPFLLRGEAVPGLNAYLEPPPFRAGDHFPFRADEVDGPC, encoded by the coding sequence ATGCAGGCGACCCGCGATGTCACCCGGCAATACGCGGAAGACGGCTATGTGGTCGTCCCGGACGTGATCGACCCGGACCTCGTCGGTACGGCGAACGCGCACGTCGACTGGCTGCTGGCCAGGCACCCCGAACTGACGCCGGAACAACTGGGGCATCGGCTCTCTCGCGACGATCCGTTCTGGATCCAGCTCGTCTCCGACCAGCGCCTGCTCGACATCGCCCAGCTGTTCGTCGGCCCGGACATCGCCTTGTTCGCCACGCACTACCTGTGCAAACCACCGAGGACCGGCAAGGGCGTCGAATGGCACCAGGACGGAGCGTTCTGGCCACTCGAGCCGATGAACGTCGTCACGCTCTGGCTCGCGCTCACCGACTCCGAACCGGCGAACGGCTGCCTTCGCGTCCTGCCGGGATCGCACCGGTCGTCGCTGTCGGAGATGAGGCAGACGGATCCCGGCAGCGTGCTCCGCCGCCGGATCGATGCCGACGTCGACGAGGCCGCCGCCGTGGACCTGGTGATGCGACCGGGGGACGTCGAGGTGCACCATCCGAACATCGTGCACAGCTCGATGCCGAATCGTTCGGACCGCTGGCGACGAGCCCTGACGATCCGGTACATCCCCACCAGTACACGCATCACCAGGCCGGACGAGGCCTCGCCGTTCCTCCTGCGCGGCGAAGCGGTCCCAGGTCTCAATGCGTACCTGGAGCCGCCGCCCTTTCGCGCGGGTGACCATTTTCCGTTCCGAGCCGACGAGGTGGACGGACCGTGCTGA
- a CDS encoding GDSL-type esterase/lipase family protein — protein sequence MSHRVLGAYGHSWVFGTGARQHSEGFAGLAARQLGLRLNNHAASGSLSTETARLVMAQTPEPADMFVLMTGFNDARLYGTAPEGRRQYEDSLEILLRALHKADPQAVMLAIEQPHIEDYSGHPPYDRATDAIVDQYNAILRAVVAPFHFARTVVVDGWDSATMLADDNVHPNDSGHAELARALVRAVHDTGHQAARPRKDDVR from the coding sequence GTGAGCCACCGTGTGTTGGGTGCCTACGGGCACTCCTGGGTGTTCGGGACCGGAGCGCGACAGCACAGCGAAGGGTTCGCGGGGCTGGCCGCGCGGCAGCTCGGGCTTCGCCTCAACAACCATGCAGCGAGCGGCAGCCTCAGTACCGAGACTGCGCGCCTCGTCATGGCGCAGACTCCTGAGCCCGCCGACATGTTCGTGCTCATGACCGGCTTCAACGACGCGCGGCTGTACGGCACCGCCCCGGAGGGCCGTCGCCAGTACGAGGACTCCCTGGAGATCCTGCTCCGCGCGCTGCACAAGGCTGATCCGCAAGCGGTGATGCTCGCGATCGAGCAGCCCCACATCGAGGACTACTCGGGCCACCCGCCGTACGACCGGGCGACGGACGCGATCGTCGACCAGTACAACGCGATCCTGCGCGCCGTCGTCGCACCCTTCCACTTCGCCCGCACAGTGGTCGTCGATGGTTGGGACAGCGCCACGATGCTTGCCGACGACAACGTTCATCCGAACGACAGCGGGCATGCGGAACTGGCGCGAGCACTGGTTCGGGCGGTGCACGACACCGGACACCAAGCCGCACGGCCGAGGAAGGACGACGTTCGATGA
- a CDS encoding MGH1-like glycoside hydrolase domain-containing protein has product MTDTDATLDHQVRQLLESHWDEARGYCVPNPTTYPHLWLWDSCFHAIIWAHLGDERALRELDATLAGQLPNGLVPHMRYGGRRADSWLGPLETTSSLTQPPMFGHAARVLSRHGFEPSEQTLDRAKRGLDWLWRTRRTDDGLIYVVHPWEAGNDHSPRWDDFGAPGRTPDSYSRPARTAWNKARVHDVTFDDDGGAQWSSTFVVCPAAFNAYVAFNLKELAELQDDQELAARAEQLSEAIDTHLWDEDEQLWSDLPVVGGGASARVPTSDGVMPALVTQDRSRALASLRQLDDPHRFGAPYGPANVARSHPSYDPQTYWRGPAWPPLNYLFWLAARRWDLAGAAHTLASRSVDGSLHSGWAEYWNPENGAGLGAAPQTWTGLVIALRDPMTIAQGIGRVSPSEGVSKK; this is encoded by the coding sequence ATGACGGACACCGACGCGACGCTGGACCACCAGGTCCGGCAGTTGCTCGAGAGTCACTGGGACGAGGCCCGCGGGTACTGCGTCCCGAATCCCACCACGTATCCGCATCTGTGGCTGTGGGATTCCTGCTTCCACGCGATCATCTGGGCGCACCTCGGTGACGAGCGCGCTCTGCGCGAGCTCGACGCCACCTTGGCCGGCCAGCTGCCCAACGGTCTCGTTCCGCACATGCGGTACGGCGGCAGGCGCGCGGACTCGTGGTTGGGTCCACTCGAGACGACCTCGTCGCTCACCCAGCCGCCGATGTTCGGCCACGCGGCCAGGGTTCTGAGCCGGCACGGGTTCGAGCCGTCGGAGCAGACGCTCGACCGCGCCAAGCGTGGGCTCGACTGGCTGTGGCGGACCCGCAGGACCGACGACGGCCTGATCTACGTCGTCCACCCGTGGGAAGCCGGCAACGATCACAGCCCGCGCTGGGACGACTTCGGTGCGCCCGGACGGACGCCGGACAGCTACAGCCGCCCGGCCAGGACGGCCTGGAACAAGGCACGGGTCCACGACGTCACCTTCGACGACGACGGTGGCGCGCAATGGTCGTCGACCTTCGTCGTCTGCCCGGCTGCCTTCAACGCGTACGTCGCTTTCAACCTGAAGGAACTGGCCGAGTTGCAGGACGACCAGGAGCTGGCCGCCCGTGCCGAGCAGTTGAGCGAAGCGATCGACACCCACCTGTGGGACGAGGACGAGCAGCTCTGGTCCGATCTTCCGGTCGTCGGGGGAGGCGCCTCCGCGAGAGTGCCAACGAGCGACGGCGTCATGCCGGCACTGGTCACTCAGGATCGGAGCAGGGCTCTCGCGTCGCTGCGCCAGCTCGACGATCCGCACCGGTTCGGAGCGCCGTACGGTCCGGCGAACGTTGCCCGTAGCCACCCGTCGTACGACCCCCAGACCTACTGGCGTGGACCCGCCTGGCCGCCGCTGAACTACCTGTTCTGGCTGGCGGCGCGGCGGTGGGACCTGGCCGGGGCCGCGCACACGCTGGCCTCGCGCTCGGTCGACGGCTCGCTGCACAGCGGCTGGGCCGAGTACTGGAACCCCGAGAACGGAGCCGGTCTCGGCGCCGCACCGCAGACCTGGACCGGACTCGTGATCGCCCTGCGTGACCCGATGACAATTGCCCAAGGCATCGGTCGCGTGTCCCCGAGCGAAGGAGTGTCGAAGAAATGA
- a CDS encoding ABC transporter substrate-binding protein, which yields MKARKIIAGTGAVLATALVATACGGSSNDGGATTGELAFAHNKPWDFDSFSKVSKQDIDISLKSTQYSGDPYRAFIRQSFRTKESPGLFTWEVSTALDELAEQGVIAETTDLWTDAVDKGYVTDAVRQLYTVDGKQYCTPISVDNWVMFYNKSVFKKYNLSVPTTWDQLMTVAATLKQRGVTPFWNQTKNFSFVWFQTLLAGTDLQLYNDLSTGKAKYTDPRVVAVMNSWLDLQKKGYFNDPGQTDFARDLMREGKIAMAPEGTWFTADAALAGMTMGKDVDMFVIPAVKPGAATPIAIETAPVCVGESSKQKSLGLKFSQWWMSPEGQDPWVKQQGNLPFNSDAEAPTPETKALKNKLASGKYEYYNRYFEATPVPIRTVALEQFSAFLTNRGNPMTYLTAIQTAADEYWAGR from the coding sequence ATGAAAGCCCGGAAGATCATCGCGGGGACCGGAGCCGTGCTGGCCACGGCTCTGGTCGCCACCGCTTGCGGCGGCTCGTCGAACGACGGTGGCGCGACCACCGGCGAGCTCGCCTTCGCGCACAACAAGCCCTGGGACTTCGACTCCTTCTCGAAGGTTTCGAAGCAGGACATCGACATCAGCCTGAAGAGCACGCAGTACTCCGGTGATCCGTACCGGGCCTTCATCCGGCAGTCCTTCCGGACCAAGGAGAGCCCGGGGCTGTTCACCTGGGAGGTCAGCACGGCACTCGACGAGCTCGCGGAGCAAGGCGTCATCGCGGAGACGACGGACCTGTGGACCGATGCGGTCGACAAGGGCTACGTGACCGATGCGGTGCGTCAGCTGTACACGGTGGACGGCAAGCAGTACTGCACGCCGATCAGCGTCGACAACTGGGTGATGTTCTACAACAAGTCGGTGTTCAAGAAGTACAACCTCAGCGTCCCGACGACGTGGGACCAGCTGATGACGGTCGCGGCCACCCTCAAGCAGCGCGGGGTGACGCCGTTCTGGAACCAGACGAAGAACTTCTCCTTCGTCTGGTTCCAGACGCTGCTCGCGGGCACTGATCTGCAGCTGTACAACGACCTGTCCACCGGCAAGGCGAAGTACACCGATCCGCGGGTGGTTGCGGTGATGAACAGCTGGCTCGACCTGCAGAAGAAGGGGTACTTCAACGACCCCGGCCAGACCGACTTCGCCCGCGACCTGATGCGCGAGGGGAAGATCGCGATGGCGCCGGAAGGCACCTGGTTCACCGCCGACGCCGCACTGGCCGGCATGACCATGGGCAAGGACGTCGACATGTTCGTCATCCCGGCGGTGAAGCCGGGCGCGGCCACGCCGATCGCGATCGAGACCGCACCGGTGTGCGTCGGCGAGAGCTCCAAGCAGAAGAGCCTGGGGCTGAAGTTCTCCCAGTGGTGGATGTCCCCGGAGGGGCAGGACCCGTGGGTCAAGCAGCAGGGCAACCTGCCGTTCAACTCCGACGCCGAGGCTCCGACGCCGGAGACGAAGGCCCTGAAGAACAAGCTTGCCTCCGGCAAATATGAGTACTACAACAGGTACTTCGAGGCGACGCCGGTGCCGATCCGGACCGTCGCGTTGGAGCAGTTCAGCGCGTTCCTGACCAACCGAGGCAACCCGATGACTTACCTGACGGCGATCCAGACCGCGGCCGACGAGTACTGGGCCGGGCGATAG
- a CDS encoding ABC transporter permease subunit, whose product MGRSGATSYQSQARGFLLPSLALVLLVFYLPVLYTFYLSFTEYNGLGTPEFVGLDNFAAMFADSAFLDAVKNTTIWVVGTLVLPVGLGLLVAVLAYGFRGSGWLRLPFLIPYALSGAAVGVIWSFMLGSDGALTQALRFLSLPGAELRWLQDSPLNTVVMVIAASWQGVGVNALLFTVGLQSIPKEPLEAARIDGATGWRLFSNITWPLLRPSTTVVVGLSIVNGLKTFDIVQAMTQGGPARSSETLALTMYRDTFVNSEYGLGSAVAIFLSVVTVGASIIYLRRQLSLSSSSLGGGK is encoded by the coding sequence GTGGGACGGTCCGGCGCGACCTCGTACCAGAGCCAGGCTCGGGGCTTCCTCCTCCCGAGCCTCGCTCTGGTGCTTCTGGTCTTCTATCTTCCGGTTCTCTATACCTTCTATCTCAGCTTCACCGAGTACAACGGCCTCGGCACCCCGGAGTTCGTCGGTCTCGACAACTTCGCCGCCATGTTCGCGGACTCCGCGTTCCTCGACGCTGTCAAGAACACGACGATCTGGGTGGTCGGCACGCTGGTCCTCCCGGTCGGGCTCGGCCTGCTGGTCGCCGTACTGGCCTACGGGTTCAGGGGCAGCGGCTGGCTTCGCCTGCCGTTCCTGATTCCCTACGCGCTGTCCGGCGCGGCCGTCGGCGTCATCTGGAGCTTCATGCTGGGGTCGGACGGCGCGCTCACCCAGGCGCTGCGATTCCTCAGCCTGCCGGGCGCGGAGTTGCGCTGGCTCCAGGACTCCCCGCTGAACACCGTCGTCATGGTGATCGCCGCCTCGTGGCAAGGCGTCGGCGTCAACGCCCTGCTGTTCACCGTCGGCCTGCAGTCGATCCCGAAGGAACCACTGGAGGCCGCCAGGATCGACGGTGCGACCGGATGGCGCCTGTTCAGCAACATCACGTGGCCCCTGCTGCGGCCGTCGACCACCGTGGTCGTCGGATTGTCGATCGTGAACGGTCTGAAGACCTTCGACATCGTCCAGGCGATGACCCAGGGCGGGCCGGCGCGTTCCTCCGAGACGCTGGCCCTGACCATGTACCGCGACACCTTCGTGAACAGTGAGTACGGCCTGGGCTCGGCAGTGGCCATCTTCCTCAGCGTCGTGACGGTCGGCGCCTCGATCATCTACCTGCGCAGGCAGCTGAGCCTCAGCAGCAGCAGCCTAGGAGGTGGCAAGTGA
- a CDS encoding ABC transporter permease subunit, translating into MTPSRTGIAIRVTVLALLGALWLVPVYLLLANAGKTVQNYSGSTLWQPGSLGDLWRNLSQVATETDIPRALANTAVYSVVAPAIAVILGATVGFAVIVLKLRRGFLWFFVIYCGSVFPLQMLVIPLFDSYSRLGLYDSLTGMVLIYSIVCLPFSAFVMRNFFAGIAESVFEAAVVDGAKTLRIFTRIYLPMSSSALAVVFILQATWVWNDLLLGLILTQSDTTRPVMPVLTGLQSTEGGGASYTVVLAAAILVSLPTALMFLVSQRYFAKGLALGQY; encoded by the coding sequence GTGACGCCATCAAGGACCGGGATCGCCATCCGTGTGACCGTACTGGCCTTGCTGGGCGCTCTGTGGCTCGTCCCGGTGTATCTGCTGTTGGCCAACGCCGGCAAGACGGTCCAGAACTACTCCGGCTCCACCTTGTGGCAACCCGGCTCGCTGGGAGATCTGTGGCGCAACCTCAGCCAGGTCGCGACGGAGACCGACATTCCCCGCGCGCTGGCGAACACGGCCGTCTACAGCGTGGTGGCTCCGGCGATCGCCGTCATCCTGGGAGCGACGGTCGGCTTCGCCGTGATCGTTCTCAAGCTGCGCCGCGGATTCCTGTGGTTCTTCGTGATCTACTGCGGGTCGGTGTTTCCCCTGCAGATGCTGGTGATTCCCCTGTTCGACAGCTACTCCCGGCTGGGGCTCTACGACTCGCTGACAGGCATGGTGCTGATCTACTCGATCGTGTGCCTGCCGTTCTCGGCGTTCGTGATGCGCAACTTCTTCGCCGGGATCGCCGAGTCGGTCTTCGAGGCGGCCGTTGTCGACGGTGCGAAGACCCTGCGCATCTTCACCAGGATCTATCTGCCGATGTCGTCCAGCGCGCTGGCCGTCGTCTTCATCCTGCAGGCGACGTGGGTGTGGAACGATCTCCTGCTGGGGCTCATCCTGACGCAGAGCGACACCACCCGCCCGGTCATGCCGGTCCTCACCGGCCTGCAGTCGACGGAAGGCGGCGGCGCCAGCTACACCGTGGTTCTGGCGGCCGCGATCCTCGTCTCGCTGCCGACCGCCCTGATGTTCCTGGTGTCCCAGCGCTACTTCGCCAAGGGGCTCGCGCTCGGCCAATACTGA